From Schizosaccharomyces pombe strain 972h- genome assembly, chromosome: II, the proteins below share one genomic window:
- the ght7 gene encoding hexose transporter Ght7, with the protein MRDFQSRFADRYNQITNSYSYSSSRQGLITGMVNVGSFFGCLLSSPVADKIGKRLSIIVWTTVYLIGIIIQVTTVPSWVQILVAKIWTGLSIGALSVITPGYQSEVAPAIMRGAIVTTYQLFITLGIFIAACINMGTHKYSHGTTAQWRISIGINLLWGIITLVGIIFLPESPRYLIAIGKDDEALKIMCYNNDLPLEHEIIQTEYHTIKSDCDAELAGGPARWPEIFNANIRYRTFLGMAVMMFQQLTGANYYFYYGTQVFRGTGMDSPYLAALIPDAVNCGCTFGAIFVLEFFGRRSPLIVGGIWQYICFFIYAAVGDRALYHKNGTSNHRAGAVMIVFSCLFIFSFSQTWAPAAYVIVGESYPVRYRSKCAAVATSANWFWNFLISFFTPFITNSIGFKYGYIFASCNLTGAAIIFLFVHETKGRTLEEINTMYASNLKPWMPHPEGYREFGREQNNATLKSHIGLNGETTELIENTDNQGDSGSFQTSTPDDSRPEQNQASATYIRPDKREPRL; encoded by the coding sequence ATGCGCGATTTTCAATCACGGTTCGCTGATCGGTATAATCAGATTACAAACTCATACTCTTATTCTTCATCACGACAAGGATTAATTACCGGTATGGTTAATGTGGGTTCTTTCTTCGGTTGTCTTCTATCTTCACCAGTAGCTGATAAAATTGGTAAGCGTCTCTCCATTATTGTGTGGACCACAGTTTATCTTATTGGTATTATTATTCAAGTAACAACAGTTCCCTCTTGGGTACAGATCTTGGTAGCCAAAATATGGACAGGTCTTTCGATAGGAGCGTTGTCTGTTATCACACCAGGTTATCAATCAGAAGTTGCACCTGCTATAATGAGAGGTGCTATCGTTACAACTTATCAGTTATTTATTACGCTTGGTATTTTCATCGCCGCTTGCATCAATATGGGGACGCACAAATATTCTCATGGAACCACTGCTCAGTGGCGTATATCCATTGGAATTAACTTACTCTGGGGTATCATTACTTTAGTAGGTATTATATTTCTACCGGAATCGCCCCGCTATCTAATTGCCATTGGTAAAGATGATGAGGCTTTGAAGATAATGTGTTACAACAATGACCTTCCGCTTGAACACGAAATCATTCAAACAGAGTATCATACCATTAAATCTGATTGTGACGCAGAGTTAGCTGGTGGTCCGGCAAGATGGCCagaaattttcaatgcAAATATTCGCTATCGTACATTCCTTGGAATGGCTGTTATGATGTTCCAACAACTTACTGGTGctaattattatttctaCTACGGTACTCAGGTATTCCGCGGTACCGGTATGGATTCACCCTATTTGGCTGCCTTAATTCCGGATGCTGTCAATTGTGGTTGTACTTTTGGAGCCATTTTTGTGCTTGAATTCTTTGGACGACGTTCTCCTTTGATTGTTGGTGGTATATGGCAATATATTTGCTTCTTCATTTATGCAGCAGTTGGTGATCGTGCACTATATCACAAAAATGGAACTTCAAACCACCGTGCGGGTGCTGTAATGATTGTGTTCTCATgccttttcattttttcattttctcaaACTTGGGCCCCTGCCGCATACGTTATTGTGGGTGAGTCATATCCTGTTCGTTATCGTTCCAAATGTGCAGCTGTCGCTACTTCAGCTAACTggttttggaattttttgatttctttctttactcCTTTCATCACAAATTCTATTGGTTTTAAGTATGgttatatttttgcttcatgTAATTTAACAGGTGCtgcaattatttttctgtttGTCCATGAGACCAAGGGTCGTACATTGGAAGAGATTAATACTATGTACGCATCTAACTTGAAACCATGGATGCCTCATCCAGAGGGTTACAGAGAGTTCGGTCGTGAGCAAAACAACGCAACTTTGAAGTCTCACATCGGACTCAATGGAGAAACAACCGAACTTATTGAAAATACCGATAATCAAGGAGACAGTGGGTCATTCCAAACATCAACCCCGGATGATTCTAGACCTGAACAAAATCAAGCTTCAGCAACATATATACGTCCTGATAAACGGGAGCCTCGTCTTTAA